Sequence from the Lasioglossum baleicum chromosome 9, iyLasBale1, whole genome shotgun sequence genome:
AACTCCAGGCTTAAATGCCGTTGATTGCAGTAGGAGGGAAATGAGAGGTTGCACGACGGACTCGTGTCTCGTGGCAGCCGAGCGTTGTTACAAGTTACAAGACGGTCGCTCCGAAGTTGTACCGGTTCGAGTCCTTCCTCGAATAGACGGAATGGACGATCGCGCGGCCCAATTCCCGATCCGAAACTCCCACCACGTAATCATCGAAATATCTTCGGATACCCCCAACGATTATCCGCTGGCAAAATGGCGAAAGGTAGACCGTGTGTAGAAGATTGTATCGAGATGGTTCGCGCTGCGTTTCCCCTTTCCACGCATCTCGAAATTACCATCAGAATCGCTATTCCTACGTTTCTCGCTATCATCGTGGTTTCGATCGTTTATCATGGCTTCGAGAGAAACGTACCCTAAGGGATGACCAAACGCATGGCCGAAGAATACGCGCGGCGCAAGAGGAAACCGAGAAAGAAGGGTCGAAGGAGGTGGGGTGAGGAGGCTGGAAGAGTCGGGGAGTCAGAGAAACGGGTAAAGGGCAGTAGAAGTCGAAGAAAAGAGGAGGGGAGAGAAAAGGAGAAGGAGCGGGACCGGGACGAGGCGGAGAGGCCGCGCGGGACAGGTAAAAACAAAAAGtcgggaaaaaattgaaaaccagtCTCGCGCGGTTGGTAGATCGGAGTCTAGCAGACTGCGAACGGACTCGGTCTCTTCTCCTTTTCCACCACCATCGCTATCAGCAACCACCACCACCAGCAGCAGCGTCTTCGGCAACGACTTACGGTGTTACGGTGTAACAACTACGCTGCTGCTGCAGAAGCAGCACCGACTCACTTAGCTACCATCGCCAACACCTCTTTTTCCTCCTCCACCTCGTTCACCTCTTTCCCTTTCCGCTTCGGTCCGTTTCTCTCGGTCCACGTCCTTCCTTAATTCAGTCCAATGAGAGCCGCTCTTCGATTCGTCGCACCCGTCACAGATCTCTCTCCGCGCGTCGATTTTCAGAGGATACCGCTCGATTCTGTTGTGCGTTGGCTCGGTCCCCTCCGCGAGCTAGCTGCGAGCTGCCAGCCGCGGTTCCCGCTGGTTCTCTCGCCTGCCTCTCGCCAGCCTCTCGTCCTCACCTCCGCCACCAGCGCAACCTCCGCCTCAACCTCCACCTCCGTCGCGCCAGGCAGACTCGAGACGATCGGAATTTCGCGAACCGGTTCCTCCGCGGACACCAGCTACGCCAGAACAGATTCTGTGCTCGGAGAAAGTGTCTATTCGGACAGTGTTGGCCAGTGTCAGCCAGTGCTAAAACCCTCGCGACGTGCCCGGGATACAACGTAACACGGTGCACGCAGGACGATCCAGCGAACATTCGACCAGAGAGagactcgtcgtcgtcgtcgttcctaCAGTCGGGATATACACCTCACGGAGGAAATATGTCTCGCAATAGTTGCAACGCGAACCGGTTGCGCGCTCTTAAAATAGTTCTCCGCTTAGCATAGGTTTACCGCTTTACCCGCTTACGCCGTTCACTCGCTGAAACACGTCGCAGGACTAACAAGGTAACTATCAATCGATCACCGCCAACGTGCGGACATCCTCTTCCGGCGATCCACCGATCGGAGAACAGTTATTCCCAGATTTTCTGGCGATCATCTAGCATCGCGAGTCGCTCGCGGTAACTGCGCCTCGAATCGACCGAGATTTCCTGATGCACCGCGGTGCATCGTGAAACGTTTTCGAATCCCCGGTGCCCACGAGGTGTTTCGCGATCGGAACGTGAGTGCTGCGACGCTGGAGAACCGCCCGACGATGTGCGGTACAGTTGAAAAGTTTCTGGAATGCTTGTTCTTTGGAATTTTGCTTACATTGATACAGAGGGTAGCGAAAAGCGCCACTAATATCTATGTGTGAGAGAAATTCGGTTTGGGGTTTTTTAAGAACGTCGAACGCGATTAGCGATCGAACATGAAGCATGGGAATGCGTCGCTCTGTATCCGGCGACGTTCCGCGACAATTATGGACCGATAAAACTTCGTGTGCCAGTTTCTTGGGACTCTTCGTGCCGCGCCGTTTCCGAAGAAACGTCTATCTTGTCTCTCGCACACATCCACGGTCGGCCATTTTACGATTTATCAGGGGACCCCCCTTTCTATTGCTTCCAAGAACGAGCAATAGACCGGGCCGTTCAAGCAATCGGCGCGAACGGTTGACCGTTCACGCGACGAATGAATTGTACTGTTCGAACGACCGTTCGCTTTTAGATTGACTTAATCGTTGGTCGTaaaccattcgagtgcaaaacaGTCGATGAAACTTCCCGAGGAGAGCAAAGCCGCTCTTCAACTCCTCGCGCTACGATTTCCTTTGCATCTGCAACGAATAGAATCTCTTTGCCGTTTATAACTTCCTAGAAGCGTTAATGAATTAAACGTTATTTCGATTGGACTCGACATTATTAGATTATAGGGCAATGGAAAATTTCGATGGAATCAAAGCTCGCAGTGACCGAGAAGAAAATCCGAGAAAATTGGAAAGATAAGGAGGTCGAGAGCGTTTACTGCGACGCAATCGAACTCGATTTTCCTTTGAAACGAAGATAGAAAATGGGGAAGATGAGTCGAGGCGGTCGAGGTGGgagacaagagagagagaaagagattcgAAAGCCCTCGGCCACAGGCCACAGGCGAACATAGGTGCCTTCTACGAAGTCGATTGCCGTTTGTTATTGAAGCTATTCCATCGCCTCGGGCCAGAACAAGGCGAGGCAAGCCGGCTGCGAGCAGCACGTTTGTCCCTGGACGACGATCGCGATCGTTTACATTTCAATGCAAACTGGAATTCATCTAAAACTGCTGGCTCTCTCGGTCTCTCGCAGCGCCACGCGAGACACCTCCATCGTGATTCCTTCGGTGCATAGGACATCCGCGCGGCATTTCAATTAGTCGcttcgaggaataaaaattgcAGTGCTCGACGCCGCGTGTTCTCGCTCCGAcgaagtctctctctctctctctcactcgacTCTCGACGAATGAAACGAAAAATCCAGCCGCCGTGTTCTTCGCTCGAGAGTTCAATCGTATTCAATGAACTTTTTCGATTTCTGAGAATGCAAAGCAGCTGCGCGCAATCGCGTAACTCGAGCTCGCAGTTTCGCGAGGCGTTCGCCCATTTACGACGAGCATGATCGCGGTTCGATGAACCACCTATGAATAGAACTTTCTCGAAAGATCGGTGCCCGCGTCGCATCCACCTGTTGCGACTTCTCGATAATCGCGACCGACTCCCGTTCGTCGAACTCGCTAAGGGTGCATGACTAACGAACTGTTGAAGAATCTGTTAAGAAACTCTTAGGCGTGGACATCATGGCCTtgcaaaaattatgaaataatatcCAACATTCTAAAAATCTTGGTATCCTAAATTATTCGTAAACGTGCCTGCACAAATACTGCCAAAGCAATCCAACCGGAAAATAACCGCTGACTTCAACTGTTCAATGGTAGCTCGTTAAGGGCAAGTTGATAGAGTGGCGCTTGCCGAGGGTTGCGCCCGGGACAAAGAGACAAGGGATCAACGATTACCCGGACGAAATCGAGGTAAAACCGATCCGAGTCCATCCGTTTACGACGGTACCTTCTCAAACGCAAAAGTGGGGACAGCGCCACGGTGTGAAAAACGAGGCTCGGGCTTTCGATCCTGTTAGTCGGTGGAAACACGGTCGAGGATAAGCGCCGGACGAAAAGTCGCTCGGGAACACGCAGATTTGGAATTTTCCTGACCTGTCCTACTCTGTTCTGTTCAGTTTAGGCTCGCTTTCGAGGTAAcactcgcgattttttcgcaaaTCGGCGCCGCGTAACGGGTCATTGGACCGGAATTCCTTTCCGATAATCATTCACTTGAAATATCGTGGGAAGCGCGATTATGCGGGATAAAAATAGTCGGTTAATCGGCACGTTCGAAACCTATAATTATTGCGCGCGCGCCATCGTTTAGCATCGGATTATCGCTCCGCTCTTCTTTCCTCGTTGGAACAGTGCTTTTCCTAGATCGGTAGTTTCCTTCCAAACTTCGCCCGCGGCGGTGTCGAGTATCACTCGATGAAAGGTGTCGTATTATTTTCGACTCTGCAGAAAGTGCATCTCAAAGTATCGGAGATCGATCGCTGTCCAAAGAGAAGATCGCGGTGACGCGAGGAGACGGCTGTGCGAAGGCTTGTGTGGATTCGAAATTCGTTCTTTTGGCCACGTCCCTCTCTTAACAACATCCCGTCTCGCGTTCATGCATATTCTTAATAACCTTAATCGAGCTTCATGGTCGTAATCAACGCGATTCACGGTCCTCCTGCTGCTTCGCGCGCCGTCCGCAGGAACCCGTGAGAATTCAACTCGCGAGACTGTCCCGGTACTCTTCTCTCGTTGTACCGTGACCTTTCGTTTGATTTCGGTGATCGTTTTTCTTTCGCAGAGCATCATGACGAGTTGGAGGAGAACGCTGATCGCGGGTATCGTCGGGATCTTGTTCGCGGTGGCTGCGAGGAACTACACCGAAGCCTGCAACGAGGCGATCTGCGCCAGCGTGGTTAGCAAGTGCATGCTCACGCAGAGCTGCAAATGCGATCTAGTCACCTGTGCCTGCTGCAAGGAATGCTTCTCCTGTCTCAGCTACCTGTACGACGAGTGTTGCTCGTGCGTTGGTGAGTACATCTTCGAAAAGTATTCGTCATGGCGTCAGTTTCACCGGATTGATACCGGATCTCGTTGCTCGCAGACCTCTGTCCGAAACCGAACATCACGGACAACCCGTTGAGCAAAAAATCGCACGTGGAGGACTTCAACGAGCCGATGCCTGGTCTCTTCCAAGCCCTGACCGCCGAACCGGACCCGCACGAGCGCTGGCTCACGTTCACGTTTCCGGTGGACTTCGACATGTCCCTGTTCACGCCGAAGCACGAAGTGAAGTACCATATGCGTGAGTATCGCTGACAAAGAAATGTATTCGAGTCGCGCGAGTAGATCTTACGACCAACTGTTCGATCTGTTGCGTTTTATAGAGACCACCGACGAGGAAGCTCATCCCCTGAAGCCGAACGTGATGACGGTAAACTGCACGGTGGTGTTTATGGCGCAGTGCAATTCGTGGAACAAGTGTCGCGGAGCCTGTCAGAGCATGGGGGCCACCAGTTACAGATGGTTCCACGATGGCTGCTGCGAATGCATAGGCGACACTTGCATCAACTACGGGATCAACGAGTCCAGGTGCATACACTGTCCGAAGGACAAAGAGGACGACGAGCTGAAGGAACAGTACGATGATTACGGCCAGGACGACGATGACCTCGGGGACGAAGTGTTAGACTAACGGGCGCCCCTGCGACCAAATAACATTCTCTCTTGCGTTCCTCGAAGCGGGCTGTACTGTGCTTGTGCCTACGTGTGCTGTGCGTGCGTTCCCGGTGGCGAGACTTTCACGGCAAAGACTCGCGATTCTTCTTCCCGCGCAGGAGTTGTGCAGTGTACAATAAATCAATGACGTTCTCGCGGTATTAACTTTTAAAGGATAAACGAGACGAACAATTCTCCCTTGAAAAGGGATCCGGTCGTTAGGTAACGTAATTGAAAGGATCACGGTCCATATGGCTTAAAGCCATTGACTGTTTACGTCCGTATTTATCCGACCAAGCCGATATGCGATGGTCGGATCGAAGTGGCCTTGCGAACTGACTGGTTTACAACGTGGCTGTTGCGACATCGATCTTCAAATGAGTGAAATGCGCGAAACCGGGGAATCTCCTCGCGCGACGGCTTCAAATTAATGACCGTACGTTAAAACGTTGCACAACGCGATCGAATAATTCATTTATTACTATTTCTCACGAAGAACAGTAAACGAAGAATTATTCCATCGCGTGACCTCCCTGATTCTGTGCAATTTGAAATGTTTGTTCGTATGGTCAATAATTTACGAGTCATTTTTCGGTCTTTGAGTCGTGGagattcaccctgtatagggTGTTTGACGCGCATGCTAAATTGTTAACCGCCCTTGCTTTATAATGAATTTCACAATTAGTGCGATTAGATCTGCTTTGTCGTTAATAATTCTCCGAAAGATAAAATAACATTTGTATGTCGCGAAGCAAGGGATCAATACCGTTGCACTTTGTTTCTTATAAATTGTCGAACACCCGGTACGCGTGAGCGGTCCTATGCCGTCGAATTTTTAGTACTCGTCCGTGCCATATGAATAGAATCGTACATTTATAAAATTGTTCTTGGTCCCCGACGCGTGCTATGCCTGCTGATCTTGTCGTTTACGCGCGGTAAACGTTGTCTGTGTATTGAATCTTTGGTTGCTTCTCGAAATGTGGAGAGAACAAGCGGGAGCATGCTTGTCGATGGTGTACATAGAAATAATCAGGTCGGAGGAAATGCGATATGATACGATATGGTTTAATACTGCACTTGATTACGCCAATGTACAACACGGAGACAATGCGAAGGATCGAACAGGTATATTCTCGAAGTAATGTGCAATTCATGCGgttaaatgtaaataaaactatTAGTATACGTATAGATACTTAAAACTGCGGGTACCGTTAAAGCTTGATGAACAGTGATTATCCCGAGATCGAAAGACCACTAGAAAAATAACGACGAGAGCGATCGTTCCCCCGAGGAATTGTGAACAGACTAGAGAGGGGACATCGGATCGATATCAAATAATCATTCGTGGCTAGACTAGTGTAAATAATTCTTTCTCAAAATCgttacaataaagttttataaaTAGACCCACTTTGTGGTATTATTCCGCCCCCGAATGATTATGTACCGATGCGTCTCGCGCGATACACAACACACAATCATCCAACTCTACTGCGTTATATTGATCATCAAACGGCGCGTTTCACGCGAACCGTCAAcgatcgtatacattaatccaTGGACGCACTAATCGCGCGCGTTACCGAGTCTCGGTGACAAATACGACatcgaacaatttttatcgCTCCACGTTAGTAGATTGATATCGTCCGGAAGAAACCGCAACTAGCCGATATCGCCTGGAAGTGCCGAATAATTATACAGGTGGATGATCGTCATGAGTCTCGTTGCTCTCCGGGAGCTTTATGAAGGGCAAGTCACTACCGCTCCACATCGAGTATAGCTGCGATCTCGCGCATTCCTGAAATTAGCACAGCCTTCAATATATAGGTCTACAAATTTCTTAACTTCGAATATCAGATTTGTGCATTACCCCGCCACCAGTGCTCTCAGACCCCGAACGGCTGTGTGCTGATATGCATGAATCTGTCGACGAGCTGCTTTTACGGGACGCTAACACATCCACGGCACCTAGcgggaaaataaaaaaatcacggATAAACCTTTTTATTGGACGTCATTCTTCGTAATGCATACTTACCTAGTTCTGTCTCTCTATGATCGCTATCTTTACTATCCGCATGGCTACCGCTGGCCACACTGGGCTCTGTAACCAGATTACAAACAAGCAGAATCAGCAAACCTGGTGGACGAGCGAGCATCATCGATGCGAATAAAATAGTACCTGAATCTCTATGCTCGCCGCTGTGCGTGCTTTGATCGCTCTCGCGACGTCCCGATTGGTCCGCATGGTCGCTCGAATGGGAATCGTACGGCCAGCTCCTCAACGAGCCTACTTTCCGTGATCCGGGCCATATCGTCGTGTCGTAGCTTGATTCAAAGTTGCACGCCGTTAATGTTACGCCCGGAATATGTTGACTGGTATAAGCTGCTAGTTGATTCAACGGTCTAACTCCTGTTTAGACATTGAGACAACTCGATGCGTAAAGAACATATTTATTCGTGCAAGTAACATCACCCGCGCAACGATCATTTGGAAGTTTGGACGATGCTGCTTGTTAGAATATCGTTGATAAACGGAACTCGTATTCTTTCGTTTTGCATGTACCTGGTTTGCAGGACAACAATTGTATCGCCTCCTGTAAGCC
This genomic interval carries:
- the LOC143212259 gene encoding twisted gastrulation protein homolog 1-A, which encodes MTSWRRTLIAGIVGILFAVAARNYTEACNEAICASVVSKCMLTQSCKCDLVTCACCKECFSCLSYLYDECCSCVDLCPKPNITDNPLSKKSHVEDFNEPMPGLFQALTAEPDPHERWLTFTFPVDFDMSLFTPKHEVKYHMQTTDEEAHPLKPNVMTVNCTVVFMAQCNSWNKCRGACQSMGATSYRWFHDGCCECIGDTCINYGINESRCIHCPKDKEDDELKEQYDDYGQDDDDLGDEVLD